Below is a genomic region from Rubrobacter aplysinae.
CTCCGGAAGCTCTCGGTTCTCCAGCCTATTTGTAAGGCTGTCGAGATCATTGAATTCTTCCGGGTCGAGCATCCGGGTGAGGCGGTAGAGCTGCATGCTGATGTTCACGGCCTCGTTACCCGAGAGGCCGGTTTTCATGGTGTCGGCCAGCCGCTGATTCTCTTCGGGCTCGTCAGCGAAAAGACGGTTCAGGCGCCACAGATAATAGAAGTAGACCAGCAGCGCGGGGAACGAAAACTCAGAGAGCACCGGACCCATGATGGCGTCGTGTTTACGGCGCACGGCGTTCAGCAGCATGTTCGGGTTCGCACTCACTTTGAGAGCCTGCTCCGCGTCGGCTATGGCACGCTCGTAGCGGCGATAGAAGCGTTCGGGGCTCCACCAACCGTAAACCGTATCCCCTATGAAGCGGCGCGAGTGCCACAGTGCACGGGGTATCTGGCGAGCTATAGCACTCCAGCGCAGCGCGTCTACCGGCTCTCTGGCGCGGTAGCGATCCTCGTCCAGGTTCTCCAGCAGCTCGCCGAGCAGCGCGTCGGCGGGACCGAACAACTTGGCGATATTGCTTGCGCCGAAGAGCGTCAGCAGCTGCGAGAGGTTCATGTAGTAGCGGCCCCCGGTGCCGAACAGAATGCTCTCGTGCGGGTCACCATCCGCCGGCACCTCTACCGGCCCGACGAACGGGTTTGCCCATATGGCGACGGACTTGAACAGCCAGTCGAGCGTCATGGGCGAGATGGGGGCATTGGTGGTTAGCCCTTCGGTCAGGGCGGCGTCCAGATAGAGTATCCGGTCCTCTCCGGGCTCCGTCCGCATCTCGGGCGGCAAGGGCACGTAGGCCGTAATCGGGCGTGCCTGGAGCATGTACAGCTCGCCCTCGGCGTAGGCCCACTCCGTGTCCATCGGCTGCTCGTACAACTCTTCAACCCGGGAGATCATGTCCACGATCTCAAAAAGCTCCGCATCGGTCAGGGAGAGCTCGTCCGTGCGTGGGTCGGCCTTCTCGGCGGTGCCGCCGTCGGCCTGTAGCCAGACCGAGGTCTCCTTGCCGCCGACGCTCTTCTCCACGATTGAGCGGGTCTGCTTGTTGACCACGAAGTGGTCGGGAGAGACCTGACCCGAGACGACCGACTCTCCGAGACCCCAGTTGGAATCTACGACCGCCTCGTCGTAGTCGTTGGTGATCGGGTTCAAGGAGAACCCGACCCCGGCGCGTTCGGAGGAGATCTGCTGCTGCACGATCACGGCGATGCGCGGGTCGTCCGTGGCGAAGCCTTGCTCCCGCTTGTACACGAAGACGCGCTCGTCGAAGGCAGAGACGAAGGAGCTACGCAGTGCGTCGGGCAAGGTCTCCTTCGTAACGCCGAGCTCGGTCTCGTAGCCGCCCGCGAAGGAGGCTCCGGCGAGGTCCTCTTCGGGTGAGGAAGAGCGGACTGCGAGCAAAGCACCATCCGGCAGCGAGGTCAAAGCTGCGTCAAGCTGCTCCCGTTGGTCGGCCGTGAGCTCCAGGTTCTCGCAGGCGGCCTTGAGGTCGTCCGTGCTCGGAGAGAGGTCGTCTCCTCCGCGCAGCGCCTCCTGCAAAGCCTCCCACTCCGGCGTGGATCTGAGCTCTGAGATCCAGGGCTCGAAGAACCCAACGGGCAGGTTGAAGCCGGGCGGCACCGGTAACCCGGCCCGCGTCATGCGCATCAGCGAGAAGCCCTTGCCGCCCACTTCGTTAACGCCCGGTTTATCCGGGGTGGTGAAGTTGTAGATCATCTTCTGAGCTTCCTCTCTAAGGTCTTTGTAGCGTGTTCCTAGCCCGCCAGCGAGCCGGAGAAGATCTGCCAGGCGAGCGCCGTCTTCGCAGCGAGGCTGAGGACCAGGTAGGCGGTCTCGCCGAAGGCGTAGCTGCGCCAGGGTCCGATCTGGCGGTACTGCAGCCACTGGTTGGCGGCGAAGCTCATGAAGAAGATAAACAGGGAGACGAAGATCCCGTACACGAATCCCGGAACGGTCTCCGCGCCCACGAAGTTCACGACGATAGCCACCCACGGGGCGAGCCCAGCCAGGATTCCGAACCAGAACGGCATCATCGTAACTCTGTCGATGCCGGGCGGGTTCATCCTCTCCTGCAGCCACCCGAACAGGATCATCGCCACGTTCGCCCCGATGATCCCGATAATGGCGGCGATGCCGGTGATACCGGCGTAGAAGCTGATGAGCAGCACCATCACCGTCGAGCTTACGGAGTATTCGAGCCAGCGGAAGCGGTTGATCCCGGCCCGCAAGTCCGTCTCATAGCGGCGGCGGAACACGGTCGAGGTGAGCAGATGGTCGAGGGCGGCAAGGCCCAGGAACACGGCTATAGCGGCCCCGATCCGCACGTCGAACAACGACTCGGGCGCGGGCACGGGGGCTCCGGGAGGTCTTGGGGAAGGTCGAGGTGACGGTGGTGGCGAAGTCTGTCGCCAGCGCGAGTATCACCACGGCCTGGACGGCGTGCAGGACCGTGAGGCCTATGTTCCAGATCCGGAGCCTTTTTAGCCGGGAGTCGGTAGTTCCGGACGCTGTTGCGGAAGTTCCGGTCGCAGAGGTTTCGGTTGTGCTCATCGGGTGCTCCTTTTCGGGGTAGTGTAAGTATTGGTTGCGGGCGGCAAGTTCTCTGCCGTCGCTGACGAACGCACCGCCACCGCCTGACCCGTTTCGTCCGTTAAATTTCCGTAGGCTTTTTTGATCTCCGTCACCAGTTCATTGGGGATCACCCCTTGCTGAAAGAGCGCCTCAATCTCCGCGGACGCGGACTCGAAGGAAGCTGAATCATCCGCCCGTGTTTGCGCGGCCAGGTCGATGGTTTGTGCCTGCAGCCCGTTGACCTCTACAAAGGCGGCGCATGCGTCGGTCGTCATCGCAAAGCCAGATGATATAGGGAGTTCAGCCTGTACAAGCTCACTCAGGTTGGCCCCTTTGCCGCCGGCCAGATCGCTGGCGGATGTATCCAGATCCGCAAACCATTTGATCGTTTTATGAGCTGTCATGAGATCATTACTCCTTTTCGGCATAGACCATCCGCTCGATCGCCATGAACGGCAACTCACGCCCGGTCGGTTTCACATATCGGTCAGCCAGGTCGTCATAGCCAAGATGCTCGATCATGCGCCAGCCGTACTCGCCCAGGAATCCGGCCACTTCCTCCGGTTCGAACCCAAAGTGCCACGCGTTGTTCTTGACGATCATCCGCTCGTAAAACTTCTCCAGCCCATATAGTTCCTCTCCCTCGACAAAATCCTTGCGCACGTACGTAAACGCCCACCGACTGCCCGCCGGTGCTTGCGCCAGAAAATCGAAGGTCTGTCGGACGGCCGTTTCCGTCAGGTATTGCGAGACTGCTTCCCAGACAAAGAAGGTTTTGGTGTCAGCGGCATACCCATGTGCAGCCAGCACGGGCCCCAGTTCCTGCTCGACGAAGTTGATCGGAACGAGCGTAACGTTTGTGGGTATCTTGCCCAGTGCCTTTTGCAGGTTTGCCTGCTTGGCCTCGATATTCGCGGGCTGGTCAACTTCCCAAACGGGCACGTTCGCCAGGGCGGGCAGTCGGTACACACGCGTGTCGTAGCCTGCTCCCAGATTCACCACGGCATCGACTGAATTCTCGCCAGCCACGGCCAATACCACCGTGTCGTCAATGTAGCGCTTGCGGCACACAATACCGCTCCAGATGCCACCTACTTGCTTCTCTGACGCCCTGACCATCCAGTCCCTCAACACAGGAATCCGCGTCAGTTTGACCAAGAATTGATAACCAACGGGCAGAATTTTCAAAGCGAGTTCATCGTGGATGATGCGTTGATCACCGGGGAAATTTTGTTCGATGGCGACCATCATCGTGGGGGCAACGCCTGTTTGCGCGGCGACACTCGTGTCGATTTTTCTTTCTGCTTGCGTCATGTTTTGTATTCTTTCTCTGGTCTCATATCCGAACCGGGCGCATTCTCATGCCCCAGGCTTTCTAGCCGCAGCGCTTACTGATCCAGGATCTCCACGACCCTTGGGTGCCGTCCACACACGGTTTGTCGTGCTCCTGGGCCACCGCCCCACCGTGTTGCAACATGCCACCCACCTCCAGGATGATGGTCTCCGTGTTCAAGGACAGCGGCGTCCAGACCGGATGGCTGTGGAGAGCTAGGACTGGATCCAGCGCCACGCCTCCTCGTATTGCAAGTCCTCGAAATGCTTTATCTCGCCACTGATCAGCGCGTCCCCGAGGCTCTGGGCCCACTCCAGAAGCGAGGCGTCGCCCACGATGGCGTAGCGCTCTATGTCTTTCGCGTACGGGGCTAGCTTCAAGCGTTCCGCCAGGGCACCGAATCCCACGTTGGGAATCTCGTTCATGCGGACGAGTAGGCGGACCTTGCCGTGCTCGGCGACGACTTCCTTGACCTCTTGGGAGAGGTTCGCGACCTCCTTCTCCGTGATCCTCTCTTTTACCTCGTAGGCCAGCACGTTTCCGGTGCCTTCGTCCAATCTCTTCAACATAGTTGTCTCCTTTTCGTGTTCACTCTGTCCAACCCGGCCAGGTTTTGCCTACAGCATTGATGGTTATTCGTTAACCGCTACCGCCAGACCGCCGTGCGGCCGCTCGCCGCCCTCGACCTCTCCTACCGGCTCGTATTCCGCCAGGCGGAGCCCGTTCCTCTCCAGAAATTTCGCCAGTTGCTCTCTGGCGGGGGCTTCGGTGCTGATGCCGAACGTCCACGGTTCGCCTATGAGTCGAGCTGCCAGCGTGGCCATCCGGTAGATCAGCGACGTATTACCTTCGACGATGTGACGAGCCGGGTAATCGAAAGCTATCGCGCTGCCCGGCGCTAGTTGCTCCGCGACGGTTTTGAGGGTTGCTTCGACCGCTTCGGCTTCCAGGTAGTACGTGACCCCTTCCCACAGAACGAAGGTCGGCTTGCTGGGGTCGAAGCCAACACGTTCGAGCGCATCGAGCCACGATTCCTCGTTGAAGTCGGCAGCGGCGAAGACTACATCCGAAGCGTCGATGTTCGCCGCCGCCAGCGACTCGCGCTTCTGTGTCTGCGTCTCTGGCGCATCGACCTCGAAGGCTTGCGCGTCGGTCCCTTTGACCAGGTTGTATGAGCGTGTATCCCAGCCGGCGCCGAGGATCACGACCTGCTCCGCCTCGCCGAGATGATCTCGCAGGGCGTCATCGAAGAAGCGGGTGCGGTGACCGAATGCGCCCCAGATGGAGGACGAGCTATACACTGGGTAGTCGTACATGTTGGTCGTGACCCCGGTGGTACGCATTGCCAGCAGGGTCGGCCCCAGCATCAGGTTGACCGCGAGAGGCGAGACGGTGGGCAGAGCGTAGAGGAGTTGCTTGTTGGCTTCGTCTCGCCGTTTGTTCTGGGCGTGCAAGATGTAGCGGGCGAAGAATGGATCATACGCCGTCGCCGAAGTACGCGACTCGCGCAACCTCAAGACGAAATTGACCGAGAATAGAATCACCCCTACAACGATAACGGGCAGCAAAACGATCTCGATAGCGGCGAAAACGAGCAGTGATCCCTGCCTGGACAATGCGCTCTCCATTCGTAATAGATCCGGTTGGTCAGAGGACGAGCAGTATCCTGAACTTGTCGCGCCCGGCTATGGTCGTCTTGATCTCCGCAAACACGGTCTCAAGCTCCTCGTCCGTAGGCTTCTCCCGGGACTCGTAGCTCAGCACGTTCTCCGCACCCCCGTGCAGCCTCTTGAACAGTCTCGTCTCTCCGGTTCCCTCGTCGGGCTCGGACGTCATGGTTGGATCCGTCCTAGTCCGTCTAGGAGGTGAGCCACCGCAGCGCCGCCTCCTCTTCGCCGGGATCGAAGTGCTCCATCCTGGCCTCGAACACGCGGTCAACGCCCTCCATCATCCGCTCGAACCACTCCTTGTCGGTGACGACCGCCGCGCGCTCCAGCTCGCTCAAGACGCTGGTCTCGAGCTTCAGGTCCTCCCAAATGGCCCCTGGTCCGACGTTGCCGAAGTTCCCGAGGACGACCAGGATCTTGAACTTGCCGTGCTCGGAGATCACCCGGTCGATCTCGGCACGCAGATCCTCCACCTCGCTCTCCTGTACCGCGCCGTCCAGGTGGACCTCGACGATGTTAGTGTCGGCTATGATCTGCTTGGTTAGCATCTGTATCTCCTAGTACTGGTATTGGGATACAAGGCGCGATCCGCGCGACGAGTCTCGGTAGAGCCGCCACGCGGACCCGGCCATCTTCGTGCAGGGATTGCAGGGTTAGTTGTAGATGTCGCGCCGGTGGAAGATGAGTACGGCTAGCCCCGCGAGCACTACGGTGGCTCCGGTAAGGACGGAGAAGTTAGCCCAGTCCATGCCGTTCTGTACCGCCGAGCCGTAGTAGTTAAAGGCCGACAGAGGCTGGATCGTCTCGAAGAACTCGACTGAGCCCGCCAGAGCATCCACGAAGTACATCACGATGAGTAGCGCGGCCGGTATGGCGAGCGCCAGGAATCTCCGGTGGAGTACCGCGGAGAGCAGCAGCGCCAAACCGCCGAAGAAGATGCACAGCGCCCACAGGGTGAGAGAGCCCGCCGCCATCGAGCCGAGTGCGAGATCCACGTCCGCGATAACCGCTGTTAGCCACGTTGCGGCTCCCATGATGGTGACGATTCCGAGTAGCAGTACGGCGGCGGCTAGAAAACGACCCGTCGCAAACTGCCAGCGCGATAGCGGGTTGCCCATCAGGATGTCTATCGTACCGTCTTCTTCCGCACCAGCTATGGCCGAGGAGGCCACGAGTATCGGGAAGAAAGATAGTGCCAGCGGCACCAGGAAGCCGAGCATCTCCCCGTTTAGCCAGCTCTCGACGGAACTGAAGGCGCCGGCCCCGAACCCGACCATCTCCCTCATGGCATCCGGCATGCTGCTTACCATCTGCTCCATGCCCGCCCCGCTACCCGAGATCGAGGGGTATAGCGCCACGAACAGGGCTCCGAGGAGTCCGAGGGCGGCGCCCCAGATCAGCATCGCCCTCGCCTTGAGGTTGATCGCATGCCCCGTAATCGTCAGTAGCTTCGTGAGGCCGTTCGGGCTCCGGGCCTCCCGGTAGGTAGTTCCTTTCTGTGTTTTCTGTACTTGTCCGACGCTCATCGGTTTGGCCTTTCTCTAAAATTTCTCTGCTTTACAGGCATCTATGCAAAGCCCTACGTGAAGATGTCGCGCTTCTGGAAGGCGAAGACCGCCACTACCGCCAGGACCACGGCGATCGCGGACATCCCGGCAAAACCGGCCCAATCTATGCCGCTCGTGAGTGGCGTCCCGTAGTGGTAGATCGCGGAGAGGTTCTGTACCCACTCGATCTCCTCGACGATGCCGCCCAGAGCGTCCATGAAGTACATCGCAAAGAGCACGGCTCCCGAGATGCCTATGGCTACCACCCTGCGATGGAAGACCGCCGAGGCAACCAGAGCGAGCCCGCCGAACAGCAGTGCCAGAGGCCACGCCCCGAACACGCCCTCCGCGACCGCTCCAAGCGGCAACTCTGCGTCTATGAACAGCGCCGAGCCCCACAGGATGAGGCCGAAGATGGCGAGGATTCCCACGAGCGCGACGGCGATGGACACGAAGTAGGCCGCGATGAGCTGCCAGCGCGAGAGGGGGTTACCCATCAGGATGTCTATGGTCCCGTTCTCCTCGGCCCCGGCTATCGCCCCGGCAGCGGCCAGGATGGCGAAGAAGGGAAGGGCCAGCGGGAGTACGAGCCCGAAGATCTCGGCTTCGAGGAAGCCCTTTAAGTTACCCAGGGCGGCGATATCCTCTACCCCAGCGGCCTGCATCATACCCTGGGGTAGTGCATCGCTCATCTGCTGTAGGCCAGGGCCGCTTGCGATGCCGGGGAAGATGGCGACCATCATCACGCCAAGCGCCCCGAGCGCTGCGCCCCAGATGGCCACGCTCCGGGCCTGGAGGCCCATGACGTGTCCGAGGAGCACGCCGAACCTGCGCCCCGCTCCCGGCGCTGCCGGGGCCTGCGGTGCTACGCTTCTCGTCCTGGCTCCTGCGGCGCTCATTGCCTGTCTCCCTTCTGG
It encodes:
- a CDS encoding PEP/pyruvate-binding domain-containing protein, which encodes MIYNFTTPDKPGVNEVGGKGFSLMRMTRAGLPVPPGFNLPVGFFEPWISELRSTPEWEALQEALRGGDDLSPSTDDLKAACENLELTADQREQLDAALTSLPDGALLAVRSSSPEEDLAGASFAGGYETELGVTKETLPDALRSSFVSAFDERVFVYKREQGFATDDPRIAVIVQQQISSERAGVGFSLNPITNDYDEAVVDSNWGLGESVVSGQVSPDHFVVNKQTRSIVEKSVGGKETSVWLQADGGTAEKADPRTDELSLTDAELFEIVDMISRVEELYEQPMDTEWAYAEGELYMLQARPITAYVPLPPEMRTEPGEDRILYLDAALTEGLTTNAPISPMTLDWLFKSVAIWANPFVGPVEVPADGDPHESILFGTGGRYYMNLSQLLTLFGASNIAKLFGPADALLGELLENLDEDRYRAREPVDALRWSAIARQIPRALWHSRRFIGDTVYGWWSPERFYRRYERAIADAEQALKVSANPNMLLNAVRRKHDAIMGPVLSEFSFPALLVYFYYLWRLNRLFADEPEENQRLADTMKTGLSGNEAVNISMQLYRLTRMLDPEEFNDLDSLTNRLENRELPEEFMAAWAEFVEQYGSRGPGELDLSNPRYGDEPRLALEQMSYMAESTFDPEKSQEERVANRKAAYEQLQEKLDNRKSRQLERAYGMIDMMGGTRDTPKYLMVLANGAFRRRALIEADRLVEKGRLDNREEIFYLTLDEVSAANADPAYDLREVLAKRLPFYQKLKQVDSFPHLIDSRGRIGQVETPQDDPDVYTGLGISRGTATGRIKILQTPREKPVEKGDVLVAYTTDPGWTPLFLNAEAVILEVGGMLQHGGVVAREYGKPCVAGIQGVTTKLRDGQKVEVDGTTGVVRLLE
- a CDS encoding PEP/pyruvate-binding domain-containing protein, which codes for MTAHKTIKWFADLDTSASDLAGGKGANLSELVQAELPISSGFAMTTDACAAFVEVNGLQAQTIDLAAQTRADDSASFESASAEIEALFQQGVIPNELVTEIKKAYGNLTDETGQAVAVRSSATAENLPPATNTYTTPKRSTR
- a CDS encoding SAM-dependent methyltransferase, with product MTQAERKIDTSVAAQTGVAPTMMVAIEQNFPGDQRIIHDELALKILPVGYQFLVKLTRIPVLRDWMVRASEKQVGGIWSGIVCRKRYIDDTVVLAVAGENSVDAVVNLGAGYDTRVYRLPALANVPVWEVDQPANIEAKQANLQKALGKIPTNVTLVPINFVEQELGPVLAAHGYAADTKTFFVWEAVSQYLTETAVRQTFDFLAQAPAGSRWAFTYVRKDFVEGEELYGLEKFYERMIVKNNAWHFGFEPEEVAGFLGEYGWRMIEHLGYDDLADRYVKPTGRELPFMAIERMVYAEKE
- a CDS encoding SpoIIAA family protein is translated as MLKRLDEGTGNVLAYEVKERITEKEVANLSQEVKEVVAEHGKVRLLVRMNEIPNVGFGALAERLKLAPYAKDIERYAIVGDASLLEWAQSLGDALISGEIKHFEDLQYEEAWRWIQS
- a CDS encoding class I SAM-dependent methyltransferase, which translates into the protein MSRQGSLLVFAAIEIVLLPVIVVGVILFSVNFVLRLRESRTSATAYDPFFARYILHAQNKRRDEANKQLLYALPTVSPLAVNLMLGPTLLAMRTTGVTTNMYDYPVYSSSSIWGAFGHRTRFFDDALRDHLGEAEQVVILGAGWDTRSYNLVKGTDAQAFEVDAPETQTQKRESLAAANIDASDVVFAAADFNEESWLDALERVGFDPSKPTFVLWEGVTYYLEAEAVEATLKTVAEQLAPGSAIAFDYPARHIVEGNTSLIYRMATLAARLIGEPWTFGISTEAPAREQLAKFLERNGLRLAEYEPVGEVEGGERPHGGLAVAVNE
- a CDS encoding SpoIIAA family protein, yielding MLTKQIIADTNIVEVHLDGAVQESEVEDLRAEIDRVISEHGKFKILVVLGNFGNVGPGAIWEDLKLETSVLSELERAAVVTDKEWFERMMEGVDRVFEARMEHFDPGEEEAALRWLTS
- a CDS encoding ABC transporter permease subunit, whose product is MSVGQVQKTQKGTTYREARSPNGLTKLLTITGHAINLKARAMLIWGAALGLLGALFVALYPSISGSGAGMEQMVSSMPDAMREMVGFGAGAFSSVESWLNGEMLGFLVPLALSFFPILVASSAIAGAEEDGTIDILMGNPLSRWQFATGRFLAAAVLLLGIVTIMGAATWLTAVIADVDLALGSMAAGSLTLWALCIFFGGLALLLSAVLHRRFLALAIPAALLIVMYFVDALAGSVEFFETIQPLSAFNYYGSAVQNGMDWANFSVLTGATVVLAGLAVLIFHRRDIYN
- a CDS encoding ABC transporter permease subunit; the protein is MSAAGARTRSVAPQAPAAPGAGRRFGVLLGHVMGLQARSVAIWGAALGALGVMMVAIFPGIASGPGLQQMSDALPQGMMQAAGVEDIAALGNLKGFLEAEIFGLVLPLALPFFAILAAAGAIAGAEENGTIDILMGNPLSRWQLIAAYFVSIAVALVGILAIFGLILWGSALFIDAELPLGAVAEGVFGAWPLALLFGGLALVASAVFHRRVVAIGISGAVLFAMYFMDALGGIVEEIEWVQNLSAIYHYGTPLTSGIDWAGFAGMSAIAVVLAVVAVFAFQKRDIFT